From a single Candidatus Krumholzibacteriota bacterium genomic region:
- a CDS encoding NAD-dependent epimerase/dehydratase family protein, protein MKGKVVVTGAAGFIGSHLCERLLGEGYEVTGIDSFTDYYDPARKRENISHSLSRDGFDLVEDDLNRCDLPALFDGAAAVFHLAAQAGVRRSWGSEFSFYIDSNILATQKVLEAIRETGGTRLVYSSSSSVYGETEDLPMSEQHRLRPVSPYGATKLSGEDLCELYSFNFGISFVALRYFTVYGPRQRPDMAFSRFITASLQGGEIEIYGDGRQTRDFTFVSDAVEANILASRYDGKEKIFNIGGGSRVSVLEVLDIIRRETGKEVSTFFKDRAKGDVLDTWADTSRALNELGFKPEVKLEEGLAREVEWYKDHIKARSGR, encoded by the coding sequence TTGAAAGGGAAAGTGGTAGTTACCGGAGCGGCGGGATTCATAGGATCCCACCTCTGTGAAAGACTTCTCGGCGAAGGATATGAAGTGACCGGTATAGATTCGTTCACTGATTATTACGATCCGGCGAGAAAAAGGGAGAATATCAGCCATTCCCTTTCCAGAGACGGTTTTGATCTTGTCGAGGATGATTTAAACAGGTGTGACCTGCCGGCACTCTTCGATGGGGCGGCGGCTGTATTCCACCTTGCCGCCCAGGCGGGAGTCCGGAGAAGCTGGGGGAGCGAATTTTCCTTTTATATTGATTCAAATATCCTCGCTACCCAGAAGGTGCTCGAGGCTATTCGTGAGACCGGAGGCACCAGGCTCGTCTATTCCAGTTCAAGTTCAGTATACGGAGAGACGGAAGATCTCCCGATGAGCGAACAGCACCGTCTGAGACCGGTCTCTCCCTATGGAGCGACAAAGCTCTCCGGAGAAGACCTCTGCGAGCTTTACTCTTTCAATTTCGGGATCTCATTCGTCGCTCTAAGATACTTTACCGTATATGGTCCCAGGCAGAGGCCCGATATGGCTTTCAGCCGTTTTATCACGGCATCGCTCCAGGGTGGCGAGATCGAGATCTACGGTGACGGCAGGCAGACCAGGGACTTCACTTTCGTCTCAGACGCGGTCGAGGCGAATATTCTCGCTTCCAGATACGATGGAAAGGAGAAGATATTCAATATCGGGGGAGGGAGCCGAGTCTCCGTCCTCGAAGTACTTGATATTATCCGCAGGGAGACGGGAAAAGAGGTCAGTACGTTCTTCAAGGACAGAGCGAAGGGTGATGTCCTCGATACATGGGCAGATACTTCAAGAGCTCTGAATGAACTCGGATTCAAGCCTGAAGTAAAGCTTGAAGAGGGTCTGGCAAGAGAAGTCGAGTGGTACAAGGATCATATCAAAGCCCGGTCGGGGAGGTAG
- a CDS encoding glycosyltransferase family 2 protein translates to MDTGKKHNISVVIPLYNEEESIEELYSRLVSVLGKVSGDLELIFIDDGSNDGSLNIIRKLRDGDTRVKIISFNRNYGKSPALSEGFEAAKGDIVVTIDADLQDNPDEIPGMIEKLELGYDLISGWKKNRKDPITKTLPSKVFNFFAAMITGIKLHDINCGLKVYRREVVKRIDVYGELHRVIPVLAGWEGFRIGEHRVSHFERKYGRSKYGMKRFLNGIFDLTTVMFITRRSTTPLHFFGRIAVFFFTVGGLINLYFFFQWIFGKGLHVRPLMVGGLIMLIIAVQIGSIGLLAELYSSNLKRTYSYREYLIDD, encoded by the coding sequence TTGGATACTGGCAAAAAACACAATATTTCGGTCGTCATTCCTCTCTATAACGAAGAAGAAAGCATAGAAGAACTTTATTCCCGGCTTGTTTCAGTACTCGGAAAAGTGTCGGGGGATCTCGAATTGATATTCATTGACGACGGTTCCAACGATGGCTCGTTGAATATCATCCGAAAGCTCCGTGACGGCGATACGAGGGTCAAGATAATCAGTTTCAACAGGAATTACGGGAAATCTCCCGCTCTTTCGGAAGGTTTCGAAGCGGCAAAAGGAGATATCGTCGTCACGATCGATGCTGATCTGCAGGACAATCCCGACGAGATCCCGGGAATGATCGAAAAACTCGAACTGGGGTACGACCTCATCTCGGGTTGGAAGAAAAACAGGAAAGATCCGATCACCAAGACCCTTCCTTCAAAAGTCTTCAATTTTTTCGCGGCGATGATAACCGGTATCAAGCTTCACGACATCAATTGCGGGTTGAAGGTCTACAGGCGTGAAGTGGTAAAGCGGATCGATGTATATGGAGAGTTGCACAGGGTCATCCCGGTCCTGGCCGGCTGGGAAGGCTTCCGGATCGGTGAACACCGCGTCAGCCATTTCGAAAGAAAGTATGGACGCAGCAAATACGGAATGAAAAGATTTCTAAACGGGATATTCGATCTCACGACAGTGATGTTCATAACCCGCCGGTCGACTACCCCTCTTCATTTTTTCGGAAGAATAGCGGTTTTTTTCTTCACCGTCGGCGGCCTGATAAATCTATACTTTTTCTTTCAGTGGATCTTTGGAAAAGGGCTTCACGTGCGTCCGCTTATGGTCGGTGGCCTGATCATGCTTATAATCGCGGTACAGATAGGTTCGATCGGCCTGCTTGCCGAACTCTACTCATCGAATCTCAAACGCACCTATTCCTATCGCGAGTACCTGATAGATGATTGA
- a CDS encoding glycosyltransferase, which produces MIDEPGNKRSRICLIGPAPPFRGGISHYNTCLARELSKDHDVRMINYARLYPEFLFPGKTQYDEGSGALAAESERMIDSINPLTWVRTGFHIAGLRPDVTVVQWWHPYFAPALAKICAIIRMMRRGKIVFVCHNVLPHESSPFDRILSRLAFISADGFLVQSREDLANLSLVKKNPKAAYNPHPIYDFFRTETIDKSAARELAGQGAGPLILFFGYIRSYKGLEHLLRAMPDIHRATGARLLVVGEFYEDSAPYFDLVSRLGVADQVEFVDRYVGNDEVGRYFIASDLVVLPYNTATQSGIAQISIAFDRPMVVTSVGGLPEVVSEGKTGFIVPPGDPGAISRAVIRFFKEGWGERMAPNFEKEKERFSWKKMVSVLEGLIDDLR; this is translated from the coding sequence ATGATTGACGAACCGGGAAATAAAAGATCGAGAATATGCCTGATCGGACCAGCCCCGCCTTTCAGGGGCGGAATATCACACTATAACACATGCCTGGCAAGGGAACTTTCAAAAGATCACGATGTACGGATGATCAATTACGCAAGGCTGTATCCGGAATTCCTTTTTCCCGGAAAGACACAGTATGATGAGGGATCCGGAGCGCTCGCGGCCGAGTCAGAGCGGATGATAGATTCGATCAATCCACTGACCTGGGTGAGGACCGGCTTTCATATTGCAGGACTGAGACCAGACGTGACGGTAGTTCAGTGGTGGCACCCTTACTTCGCGCCCGCCCTTGCCAAGATATGCGCGATAATCAGGATGATGCGCAGGGGGAAGATCGTCTTTGTCTGTCATAATGTACTTCCTCATGAGAGTTCTCCATTCGACCGGATCCTGTCGAGGCTTGCGTTTATCAGCGCAGATGGTTTCCTGGTCCAGTCCCGCGAGGATCTAGCCAACCTGTCCCTGGTGAAAAAAAATCCGAAAGCGGCATACAATCCGCATCCGATCTACGATTTTTTCAGGACAGAAACAATCGATAAATCGGCAGCGAGGGAGCTGGCGGGGCAGGGCGCGGGACCGCTTATTCTTTTTTTCGGTTATATCCGCTCATACAAGGGGCTTGAGCATCTGCTCCGGGCGATGCCTGATATACACCGCGCGACGGGAGCGAGATTGCTTGTCGTCGGGGAATTCTATGAGGACAGTGCTCCCTATTTTGATCTTGTTTCGAGACTGGGAGTCGCCGATCAGGTGGAATTTGTCGATCGTTATGTCGGAAACGACGAAGTGGGCAGATATTTTATCGCTTCCGACCTTGTCGTGTTGCCGTATAATACGGCGACGCAGAGCGGCATAGCCCAGATATCAATCGCGTTCGACCGGCCGATGGTCGTCACATCTGTCGGAGGTCTTCCCGAGGTTGTTTCCGAAGGAAAGACCGGATTTATCGTTCCTCCGGGAGATCCCGGAGCGATATCAAGGGCTGTGATCCGGTTTTTCAAGGAAGGGTGGGGAGAGAGGATGGCTCCGAATTTTGAGAAGGAGAAAGAACGGTTTTCGTGGAAAAAGATGGTATCTGTGCTGGAAGGGCTGATCGATGATCTTCGATAG
- a CDS encoding glycosyltransferase family 2 protein, producing the protein MKDQILDVIILNWNGEDVIGQCLESLEKVKSPPLRITVVDNASTDSSVEMIRERFPEIELLINDSNLLFAEGNNVGIRKAMERGGQYILLLNNDTEVDPDFARRMMEAATVPGIGIVGPKIYFFDDSDRIWYGGGEFFPGIWIPKHKDLRKRDSDSDGRSVETGWVTGCAMLVRREVFEDIGLLDRSYRIYCEDIDFCLRAKKAGWKCYYEESARVWHKVSSSSGGGMTPFKLENRIASTNRLFIRFRSLCWRLFFFPAHLLIFLSVLGVLLVTGRWALLRGALRGAMRVVSFD; encoded by the coding sequence TTGAAAGATCAGATTCTTGACGTGATCATACTTAACTGGAACGGCGAGGACGTGATCGGCCAGTGTCTCGAATCGCTTGAAAAGGTGAAATCTCCACCTCTGAGGATAACTGTCGTCGATAACGCCTCGACTGACTCCTCGGTCGAAATGATCAGGGAGAGGTTTCCCGAAATCGAACTTCTGATCAACGACAGCAACCTTCTTTTCGCCGAGGGGAACAATGTAGGGATCAGAAAGGCGATGGAGAGGGGTGGACAGTACATTCTCCTGCTGAACAACGATACGGAAGTCGATCCCGATTTCGCGCGGAGGATGATGGAAGCTGCCACCGTTCCCGGCATAGGGATCGTGGGACCGAAGATATATTTTTTTGATGACAGCGATCGGATCTGGTATGGAGGCGGTGAATTCTTTCCCGGAATCTGGATACCAAAGCACAAGGACCTGAGGAAAAGGGACAGTGATTCAGATGGCAGGAGCGTTGAGACCGGGTGGGTGACAGGGTGCGCGATGCTTGTCAGGAGAGAAGTGTTCGAGGATATAGGGCTTCTGGACAGGTCGTACAGGATCTATTGCGAGGATATTGATTTTTGCCTGAGAGCAAAAAAGGCCGGATGGAAGTGTTATTATGAAGAGTCAGCCAGAGTATGGCATAAGGTCAGTTCAAGCAGCGGAGGAGGAATGACTCCCTTCAAGCTGGAAAACCGTATTGCCAGTACTAACAGGCTTTTTATCAGGTTCAGGTCGCTCTGCTGGCGCCTTTTCTTTTTTCCGGCGCATCTGCTTATATTCCTGTCGGTTCTGGGAGTACTGCTTGTCACTGGCAGATGGGCGCTTCTCAGGGGGGCCCTCAGGGGCGCGATGAGAGTGGTATCTTTCGATTGA
- a CDS encoding YfhO family protein, with amino-acid sequence MSKNIRSGDQKRREFDPDQFLDNAAGWRRGILVALFLVVVLAIVMPELIFHGDIFLVPDTKAPISFSEVGREYLESGKYPLWNPYIFCGMPSYPSLSYTPYVYPIAYVTYILQRYLGFPEMTWLLVHYILAGMGIYLLLRSFGVRSSISMLAGGLFMIMPNLVANGANGHGSQACAVAYMPYVFLFCRNILTGRGRVVNTAFLAIALGFQMLRGHVQISYYTYLITGLLFIMETIRLARTGKGKEIAVNSGFIFAAVILSAGIAAVLIFPVREYADYSIRGGTGGGLDYDYATGWSLPPKELLTLIFPWASGFGKMTYWGGMPFTDYPNYLGIVTAVFSVIGFFIVRSRWKWYLAVIIIVATFVSFGRFMPVLYDPLFRLLPFFNKFRVPVMILIVQQLAVTVLMGLAIEEYLQLVARDELPAILKKESLKWGLLAAVALFLLVIAASGSIKQDLAASEAIRSRVRPEWIMMAVSAYSSDLVRTLFFLVATIATLFFVSWKRPKGSLAIIILSVLLLFDIISVDRSIVHPESTWNNSGYRIVRPVTARERYKEPGVMAKYLAADTTFFRVFPVPASRPGSWNHSTFPFSDNSYMMSGIFSMGGYHAAKLKNYQDVMDLLFATFNRGVVPKQILNMLGAKYFLSMHPVFPEGSEYPLIYQKDKNYIYRNPEALPRVYFVDRIKLMTKEDALLSLTSNAFDPSREVILQAMPDGEIDSAGGSRAEITAYDLNTINIEAHVEKSCIMVVSEVDYPDWKVTIDGREGDILTANYCLRAIELQPGEHRIEFTFESPVLNRSLMLSIISIAIALSTVIISFLVTGRKGD; translated from the coding sequence TTGTCAAAAAATATCAGATCTGGCGATCAGAAGCGGCGCGAGTTTGATCCGGATCAGTTTCTCGATAATGCTGCCGGTTGGCGAAGGGGTATTCTGGTCGCGCTATTTCTTGTCGTTGTGCTGGCGATCGTCATGCCGGAATTGATCTTTCATGGGGATATTTTTCTTGTTCCCGACACAAAGGCTCCGATCAGTTTCAGCGAAGTCGGCAGGGAATATCTTGAATCGGGAAAATATCCTTTGTGGAACCCGTATATATTCTGCGGAATGCCGAGTTATCCCAGCCTGTCGTATACTCCGTATGTCTATCCGATCGCCTATGTGACTTATATTCTTCAAAGATATCTCGGATTCCCCGAGATGACATGGCTGCTGGTCCATTACATCCTGGCAGGAATGGGAATATATCTTCTTCTCCGTTCCTTTGGGGTGAGGAGTTCGATCTCGATGCTGGCAGGTGGCCTTTTCATGATCATGCCTAATCTTGTCGCGAACGGAGCTAACGGGCATGGTTCCCAGGCGTGCGCGGTCGCATATATGCCCTACGTATTTCTGTTCTGCAGGAATATATTGACCGGCAGAGGAAGGGTCGTAAACACTGCCTTTCTCGCCATTGCCCTTGGTTTTCAGATGCTGAGGGGGCATGTTCAGATATCGTATTATACATATCTCATCACAGGCCTTCTTTTTATTATGGAGACGATCCGCCTTGCCCGGACGGGAAAGGGGAAAGAGATCGCGGTGAACTCTGGATTCATTTTCGCGGCGGTCATTCTTTCGGCAGGTATAGCGGCAGTGCTGATCTTTCCGGTGAGGGAATATGCCGATTATTCGATACGAGGCGGAACAGGCGGGGGGCTGGACTATGATTACGCCACCGGGTGGAGCCTTCCTCCGAAGGAATTGCTTACCCTAATCTTTCCGTGGGCGTCAGGTTTCGGAAAAATGACATACTGGGGCGGGATGCCTTTTACCGATTATCCGAATTATCTCGGGATTGTCACTGCGGTCTTTTCGGTTATCGGTTTTTTTATCGTACGCAGCAGATGGAAGTGGTATCTGGCCGTGATCATCATAGTGGCGACTTTTGTCAGTTTTGGCAGGTTTATGCCGGTCCTGTACGACCCGCTCTTCAGGCTTCTGCCCTTTTTCAATAAATTCCGTGTCCCGGTGATGATCCTGATTGTACAGCAACTGGCCGTTACAGTCCTTATGGGACTGGCTATAGAGGAATATCTTCAGCTGGTTGCCAGGGACGAGCTGCCAGCGATCCTTAAAAAAGAAAGTTTAAAATGGGGCCTTCTCGCGGCGGTCGCCCTCTTTCTCCTCGTCATCGCCGCTTCAGGCAGCATAAAACAGGATCTCGCGGCAAGCGAGGCGATAAGAAGCAGGGTCCGTCCAGAGTGGATAATGATGGCAGTCTCAGCCTATTCGTCTGATCTGGTGAGAACTTTATTTTTTCTCGTCGCGACCATAGCCACTCTCTTTTTCGTATCCTGGAAGAGGCCGAAGGGCTCTCTTGCCATCATCATCCTTTCAGTCCTGTTGCTTTTTGATATTATTTCCGTGGACCGATCGATCGTGCATCCGGAAAGTACGTGGAACAACAGCGGGTACAGGATCGTCAGACCGGTAACGGCGAGGGAAAGGTACAAGGAACCCGGTGTCATGGCGAAATATCTAGCCGCGGACACCACTTTTTTCAGGGTCTTTCCCGTTCCCGCTTCAAGGCCTGGAAGCTGGAACCACAGCACTTTCCCTTTCAGCGACAATAGCTATATGATGTCGGGGATATTCTCCATGGGGGGATATCACGCAGCCAAGCTCAAAAACTACCAGGATGTGATGGATCTTCTTTTCGCTACATTCAACAGGGGCGTCGTTCCGAAACAGATATTGAATATGCTCGGAGCGAAGTATTTTCTGTCGATGCATCCGGTCTTCCCGGAAGGATCGGAATATCCTCTGATCTATCAGAAAGATAAAAACTACATCTACAGAAATCCAGAGGCTCTTCCCAGGGTCTATTTCGTCGACAGGATCAAGTTGATGACAAAAGAAGACGCGCTCCTTTCGCTGACGTCGAATGCATTTGATCCCTCACGCGAAGTGATCCTGCAGGCGATGCCCGATGGAGAGATAGATTCAGCCGGAGGAAGCAGAGCCGAGATCACGGCGTATGATCTTAACACGATCAATATAGAGGCTCATGTCGAAAAGTCATGTATAATGGTCGTCAGCGAGGTAGACTATCCCGACTGGAAAGTCACCATTGACGGCAGAGAAGGCGATATCCTGACGGCGAATTACTGTTTAAGAGCGATAGAGCTTCAGCCGGGAGAACATCGGATCGAATTCACATTTGAATCCCCGGTCCTGAACAGATCACTGATGCTTTCGATAATCTCCATCGCGATAGCTCTGTCAACCGTTATCATCTCATTTCTCGTCACTGGCAGAAAGGGGGATTGA
- a CDS encoding polyprenol monophosphomannose synthase has protein sequence MKALVVIPTYNENENIRNIIKAVLSQDEGVDILVIDDNSPDGTGAIVDELIVSEPRIHVIHRKGKLGLGSAYIAGFKWALANTDAKYIFEMDADFSHDPGDIKFFLEAIKDNDLVIGSRYLNGIRVVNWPLSRLILSTGANIYTGIVTGLPLKDSTGGFKCFRRETLAGLPLDTIRSDGYSFQIEMNFFCWKKGFRIREIPIIFSDRRVGVSKMSKKIIWEAAFMVWRLRFMSPRRWK, from the coding sequence TTGAAGGCTCTGGTCGTGATTCCAACATATAACGAGAACGAGAATATCAGAAATATAATCAAAGCCGTTCTGAGTCAGGATGAGGGGGTGGATATTCTCGTCATAGACGATAATTCTCCGGATGGTACCGGAGCTATCGTTGATGAACTAATCGTATCGGAACCGAGGATCCATGTCATCCACCGGAAGGGGAAGCTTGGGCTGGGGTCTGCGTATATAGCCGGATTCAAATGGGCGCTGGCCAATACTGACGCGAAATATATTTTCGAGATGGACGCGGATTTTTCCCATGATCCTGGCGACATAAAATTTTTTCTCGAGGCGATCAAGGATAACGATCTCGTCATTGGATCGAGATATCTCAATGGGATCCGGGTCGTAAACTGGCCGCTCAGCAGATTGATCCTCAGCACCGGAGCGAATATATATACCGGAATCGTTACCGGGCTTCCCCTGAAAGATTCAACCGGCGGGTTCAAATGTTTCCGTCGCGAGACACTGGCCGGCCTTCCTCTTGATACGATCAGGAGTGACGGCTACTCTTTTCAGATAGAGATGAATTTCTTCTGCTGGAAAAAAGGTTTCAGGATAAGGGAAATACCAATAATATTTTCCGACAGGAGAGTCGGCGTTTCGAAGATGTCAAAAAAGATAATATGGGAAGCGGCGTTCATGGTCTGGCGCCTGAGGTTCATGTCCCCGCGGCGATGGAAGTAA